The Pongo abelii isolate AG06213 chromosome 20, NHGRI_mPonAbe1-v2.0_pri, whole genome shotgun sequence genome window below encodes:
- the NACC1 gene encoding nucleus accumbens-associated protein 1 isoform X1 translates to MEAAAMAQTLQMEIPNFGNSILECLNEQRLQGLYCDVSVVVKGHAFKAHRAVLAASSSYFRDLFNNSRSAVVELPAAVQPQSFQQILSFCYTGRLSMNVGDQFLLMYTAGFLQIQEIMEKGTEFFLKVSSPSCDSQGLHAEEAPSSEPQSPVAQTSGWPACSTPLPLVSRVKTEQQESDSVQCMPVAKRLWDSGQKEAGGGGNGSRKMAKFSTPDLAANRPHQPPPPQQAPVVAAAQPAVAAGAGQPAGGVAAAGGVVSGPSTSERTSPGTSSAYTSDSPGSYHNEEDEEEDGGEEGMDEQYRQICNMYTMYSMMNVGQTAEKVEALPEQVAPESRNRIRVRQDLASLPAELINQIGNRCHPKLYDEGDPSEKLELVTGTNVYITRAQLMNCHVSAGTRHKVLLRRLLASFFDRNTLANSCGTGIRSSTNDPRRKPLDSRVLHAVKYYCQNFAPNFKESEMNAIAADMCTNARRVVRKSWMPKVKVLKAEDDAYTTFISETGKIEPDMMGVEHGFETASHEGEAGPSAEALQ, encoded by the exons ATGGAAG CCGCCGCCATGGCCCAGACACTGCAGATGGAGATCCCGAACTTCGGCAACAGCATCCTGGAGTGCCTCAATGAGCAGCGGCTGCAGGGCCTGTACTGTGACGTGTCAGTGGTGGTCAAGGGCCATGCCTTCAAGGCCCACCGGGCCGTGCTTGCTGCCAGCAGCTCCTACTTCCGGGACCTGTTCAACAACAGCCGCAGCGCCGTGGTAGAGCTGCCGGCGGCCGTGCAGCCCCAGTCTTTCCAGCAGATCCTCAGCTTCTGCTACACGGGCCGGCTGAGCATGAACGTGGGCGACCAGTTCCTGCTCATGTACACGGCTGGCTTCCTGCAGATCCAGGAGATCATGGAGAAGGGCACCGAGTTCTTCCTCAAGGTGAGCTCCCCGAGCTGCGACTCCCAGGGGCTGCACGCGGAGGAGGCCCCATCGTCGGAGCCCCAGAGCCCCGTGGCACAGACATCGGGCTGGCCAGCCTGTAGCACTCCGCTGCCCCTCGTGTCGCGGGTGAAGACGGAGCAGCAGGAGTCGGACTCCGTGCAGTGCATGCCCGTGGCCAAGCGGCTGTGGGACAGTGGCCAGAAGGAGGCCGGGGGTGGCGGCAATGGCAGCCGCAAGATGGCCAAGTTCTCCACGCCGGACCTGGCTGCCAACCGGCCTCACCAGCCCCCGCCACCCCAACAGGCTCCGGTGGTGGCAGCAGCCCAGCCCGCCGTGGCTGCGGGAGCAGGGCAGCCAGCTGGTGGGGTGGCGGCAGCAGGGGGTGTGGTGAGTGGGCCCAGCACGTCGGAGCGGACCAGCCCAGGCACCTCAAGCGCCTACACCAGCGACAGCCCTGGCTCCTACCACaatgaggaggatgaggaggaggacgGTGGCGAGGAGGGCATGGATGAGCAGTACCGGCAGATCTGCAACATGTACACCATGTACAGCATGATGAACGTTGGCCAGACAG CCGAGAAGGTGGAGGCCCTCCCGGAGCAGGTAGCCCCCGAGTCCCGAAATCGCATCCGGGTTCGGCAAGACCTGGCGTCTCTCCCGGCTGAACTTATCAACCAGATTGGGAACCGCTGCCACCCCAAGCTCTACGACGAGGGCGACCCCTCTGAGAAGCTGGAGCTGGTGACAG GCACCAATGTGTACATCACAAGGGCGCAGCTGATGAACTGCCACGTCAGCGCAGGCACGCGGCACAAGGTCCTACTGCGGCGGCTCCTGGCCTCCTTCTTTGACCG GAACACGCTGGCCAACAGCTGCGGCACCGGCATCCGCTCTTCTACCAACGATCCCCGTCGGAAGCCCCTGGACAGCCGCGTGCTCCACGCCGTCAAGT ACTACTGCCAGAACTTCGCCCCCAACTTCAAGGAGAGCGAGATGAATGCCATCGCGGCCGACATGTGCACCAACGCCCGCCGCGTCGTGCGCAAGAGCTGGATGCCCAAGGTCAAGGTGCTCAAGGCTGAGGATGACGCCTACACCACCTTCATCAGTGAAACGGGCAAGATCGAGCCGGACATGATGGGTGTGGAGCATGGCTTCGAAACCGCCAGCCACGAGGGCGAGGCGGGTCCCTCAGCCGAAGCCCTGCAGTAA
- the NACC1 gene encoding nucleus accumbens-associated protein 1 isoform X2, giving the protein MAQTLQMEIPNFGNSILECLNEQRLQGLYCDVSVVVKGHAFKAHRAVLAASSSYFRDLFNNSRSAVVELPAAVQPQSFQQILSFCYTGRLSMNVGDQFLLMYTAGFLQIQEIMEKGTEFFLKVSSPSCDSQGLHAEEAPSSEPQSPVAQTSGWPACSTPLPLVSRVKTEQQESDSVQCMPVAKRLWDSGQKEAGGGGNGSRKMAKFSTPDLAANRPHQPPPPQQAPVVAAAQPAVAAGAGQPAGGVAAAGGVVSGPSTSERTSPGTSSAYTSDSPGSYHNEEDEEEDGGEEGMDEQYRQICNMYTMYSMMNVGQTAEKVEALPEQVAPESRNRIRVRQDLASLPAELINQIGNRCHPKLYDEGDPSEKLELVTGTNVYITRAQLMNCHVSAGTRHKVLLRRLLASFFDRNTLANSCGTGIRSSTNDPRRKPLDSRVLHAVKYYCQNFAPNFKESEMNAIAADMCTNARRVVRKSWMPKVKVLKAEDDAYTTFISETGKIEPDMMGVEHGFETASHEGEAGPSAEALQ; this is encoded by the exons ATGGCCCAGACACTGCAGATGGAGATCCCGAACTTCGGCAACAGCATCCTGGAGTGCCTCAATGAGCAGCGGCTGCAGGGCCTGTACTGTGACGTGTCAGTGGTGGTCAAGGGCCATGCCTTCAAGGCCCACCGGGCCGTGCTTGCTGCCAGCAGCTCCTACTTCCGGGACCTGTTCAACAACAGCCGCAGCGCCGTGGTAGAGCTGCCGGCGGCCGTGCAGCCCCAGTCTTTCCAGCAGATCCTCAGCTTCTGCTACACGGGCCGGCTGAGCATGAACGTGGGCGACCAGTTCCTGCTCATGTACACGGCTGGCTTCCTGCAGATCCAGGAGATCATGGAGAAGGGCACCGAGTTCTTCCTCAAGGTGAGCTCCCCGAGCTGCGACTCCCAGGGGCTGCACGCGGAGGAGGCCCCATCGTCGGAGCCCCAGAGCCCCGTGGCACAGACATCGGGCTGGCCAGCCTGTAGCACTCCGCTGCCCCTCGTGTCGCGGGTGAAGACGGAGCAGCAGGAGTCGGACTCCGTGCAGTGCATGCCCGTGGCCAAGCGGCTGTGGGACAGTGGCCAGAAGGAGGCCGGGGGTGGCGGCAATGGCAGCCGCAAGATGGCCAAGTTCTCCACGCCGGACCTGGCTGCCAACCGGCCTCACCAGCCCCCGCCACCCCAACAGGCTCCGGTGGTGGCAGCAGCCCAGCCCGCCGTGGCTGCGGGAGCAGGGCAGCCAGCTGGTGGGGTGGCGGCAGCAGGGGGTGTGGTGAGTGGGCCCAGCACGTCGGAGCGGACCAGCCCAGGCACCTCAAGCGCCTACACCAGCGACAGCCCTGGCTCCTACCACaatgaggaggatgaggaggaggacgGTGGCGAGGAGGGCATGGATGAGCAGTACCGGCAGATCTGCAACATGTACACCATGTACAGCATGATGAACGTTGGCCAGACAG CCGAGAAGGTGGAGGCCCTCCCGGAGCAGGTAGCCCCCGAGTCCCGAAATCGCATCCGGGTTCGGCAAGACCTGGCGTCTCTCCCGGCTGAACTTATCAACCAGATTGGGAACCGCTGCCACCCCAAGCTCTACGACGAGGGCGACCCCTCTGAGAAGCTGGAGCTGGTGACAG GCACCAATGTGTACATCACAAGGGCGCAGCTGATGAACTGCCACGTCAGCGCAGGCACGCGGCACAAGGTCCTACTGCGGCGGCTCCTGGCCTCCTTCTTTGACCG GAACACGCTGGCCAACAGCTGCGGCACCGGCATCCGCTCTTCTACCAACGATCCCCGTCGGAAGCCCCTGGACAGCCGCGTGCTCCACGCCGTCAAGT ACTACTGCCAGAACTTCGCCCCCAACTTCAAGGAGAGCGAGATGAATGCCATCGCGGCCGACATGTGCACCAACGCCCGCCGCGTCGTGCGCAAGAGCTGGATGCCCAAGGTCAAGGTGCTCAAGGCTGAGGATGACGCCTACACCACCTTCATCAGTGAAACGGGCAAGATCGAGCCGGACATGATGGGTGTGGAGCATGGCTTCGAAACCGCCAGCCACGAGGGCGAGGCGGGTCCCTCAGCCGAAGCCCTGCAGTAA